A window of Thermovirga sp. genomic DNA:
AAAAAATCGTCCTTATAACCTCTTAATGTGTTAGCTCCACCCAGGAAGTACTGAGCCGCCCATGGTAAATCCCCAGAAGAGTACCCAATTCTGGCACGGGCTGCAAATATTATTGGATTATCTTCAGTTCCAATCTCCCGTCCAAATAGATTATCGAAGAAGTTATAAAGAGGCCAGTAGTAGCGGGCCTCAATCCAGTATTTTGTGTAGGTCATAGTATCAACAGCAGAGTCCTCAGGTTGGAAGAAGCCTTGTTCAACCGAGAGACTTTGAACCTCTCCCTTTGAATAGCTGAGGTAGGGATCAAGAAGGTTCCTAGTTAACGATACAGTAACAGAAGCGTTTCTACCCGGGAGAAATTTATCAGGTATCACAAGCGGTTCTTCTTGAAAAAAGTACTCAACCTCGTAGACCTCAAGCATTGCAAACCAACTCAGAGTGGGATTCTTCAGAAATTTCTTCCCAATGCCATAGTAAAGCCCCATTTTATCCTGGTTATATCTGCCATCAATACTGTCATCCTCGAGGTCTTCCCATTCTCTCTTATATGCACCTGCTCTCCATCGATGATGGAACTCGTCCATGTAGGGTTCTTCATAGAAAAGGAAGTACTGTTCCCTCGTACCTGTTTCAAAACCAACACCGACTTTGTGGCCCAGGCCTTTGTAGTTGAATTCTTCGTATGCCGCCCCGCCGGTCCATCCGGAACTGGAACCATGCCCAATAGAAAAAGAAACCCTGGCCGTCTTGCCTTCTTCAACAGTAAGAACCAGATTGACTATTTCCGGTTCTTCTGTAGGCTCGAACCCTATTCTTACATCTTCAAACAGGTCTCTTTGTTTCAATTTATTAATAGAATGACGCAGAATTGTGACGTTTAAAAGATCCCCGGTCTTCAGGTTGAATTCCCTCTCAATCACATGAGTCTTGGTCTTCTTGTTGCCCTGGATGATCACATCGCCCACCTTAGGTTCCAGGATCCTCACGTCGATGACCCCGTCCTGGATACCCACATCCTGGACCTGGACGAAGGCGTAGCCAGCCTTTTCGTACTTCTCGCCTATCCTCTGAAGGTCGTGCCGGAAGAAAGTCCTGTTGAAGACCGATCCCGGACGGGTGAAGACGACCTCCATCAGTTGATCGGCCGTGAAGACCGTGTTGCCGGTGAAGTTGATATCGCGGACTATGGGGTTCTCCTGGACCTTGTACTCCACGAAGACACCACCGAACTGCTCGATCACACTGACGTCGACGAAGGAAAAGAAGCCGAGACCGTAAATTGTGTCGATGTCCTGCTGGACCTGTTCGGGGTTGAACTGGTCCCCGGCCTTGGTACCGATGACACCGAGGATGTGATCGGAAACGACCTCCTGGTTTCCGGTGACGTCGACACCGACGACGACCGGCTGAACGGCCGAATAGGTCGGACCGGCCATCATAAGGACGAGCATAAGGGCAAAAGCCGCGGAGCATACCCGTTTCACGTGAACAGCACCCCTTTCACTGTTTCGAGTGTCTCATACCTTGGGATTATAAACTATTATTCGGGACTTTGGAGCACTATTCCTTCACCCCTCAGGGCCCTCTGGCCAATCTCGATGAGTGAGAGGATCTCGTCAAGGGCCGCGGCGGGAGCCCTGTTTTCTTCCATCGCGACAGGGGACGCCTCCCTGGTGGGTTGGGGCTTCCGCATGGGGGTCGACGGCGTCACCTCGGCAGGAAAGTCCTGGTAGAGGTTTTCCCTTGCCAGGTTCATTTCACTCAGGCTGTTCCTCAAGGCCGAAAGGACGCTCTGCTCGTCGGTCGTGACCCACTCGAGGCGCAACCGCCTGGTGTCCGCGATACCGACAGGGGCATACCCTCCCGTGGATATCGGTATGGCCGCCACCATGATCACCAGGAGCGCCACGGCCAGGGACCTCAG
This region includes:
- a CDS encoding BamA/TamA family outer membrane protein; translated protein: MLVLMMAGPTYSAVQPVVVGVDVTGNQEVVSDHILGVIGTKAGDQFNPEQVQQDIDTIYGLGFFSFVDVSVIEQFGGVFVEYKVQENPIVRDINFTGNTVFTADQLMEVVFTRPGSVFNRTFFRHDLQRIGEKYEKAGYAFVQVQDVGIQDGVIDVRILEPKVGDVIIQGNKKTKTHVIEREFNLKTGDLLNVTILRHSINKLKQRDLFEDVRIGFEPTEEPEIVNLVLTVEEGKTARVSFSIGHGSSSGWTGGAAYEEFNYKGLGHKVGVGFETGTREQYFLFYEEPYMDEFHHRWRAGAYKREWEDLEDDSIDGRYNQDKMGLYYGIGKKFLKNPTLSWFAMLEVYEVEYFFQEEPLVIPDKFLPGRNASVTVSLTRNLLDPYLSYSKGEVQSLSVEQGFFQPEDSAVDTMTYTKYWIEARYYWPLYNFFDNLFGREIGTEDNPIIFAARARIGYSSGDLPWAAQYFLGGANTLRGYKDDFFSGSEMVLGNFELRIPIQESISIVGFYDIGMASNDSAFSSMKSGYGFGIRVKTPMGNLRIDIAEGEDETRTHFGFGEMF